One segment of Comamonas thiooxydans DNA contains the following:
- a CDS encoding protein-S-isoprenylcysteine O-methyltransferase, with the protein MHLELPHLLFLAGLLTYLSIRVFYRARTASVPKQISEADFQDRILILLVVVGQILLPVLYLSSRLLRFADYTLPEACVWIGACLAIYGLWLFWRSHADLGKNWSVTLELGNDHQLITEGVYRHVRHPMYASFIALGLSQAMLLNNWIAGWAAFIAVFALCVARIPREERMMVEHFGNVYRSYQGRTGRVFPRVR; encoded by the coding sequence ATGCACCTTGAACTGCCTCATCTCCTCTTTCTCGCAGGCTTGTTGACCTACCTCTCCATCCGCGTCTTCTACAGGGCCCGGACGGCTTCGGTGCCCAAGCAAATCAGCGAGGCCGACTTCCAAGACAGGATCCTCATCCTGTTGGTTGTTGTGGGGCAGATTTTGCTGCCTGTACTGTATTTGTCGTCGCGGCTGCTTCGATTCGCTGACTACACGCTTCCCGAAGCTTGTGTCTGGATTGGCGCATGTCTTGCGATCTATGGCCTCTGGCTGTTCTGGCGTTCGCACGCGGATCTTGGAAAGAACTGGTCGGTGACGCTGGAACTCGGCAATGACCACCAACTGATCACCGAGGGCGTGTACCGACATGTTCGCCATCCAATGTATGCATCCTTCATAGCGCTAGGTCTTAGCCAAGCGATGCTACTGAATAACTGGATCGCCGGTTGGGCCGCCTTCATTGCAGTCTTCGCACTTTGCGTGGCTCGGATTCCGCGCGAGGAGCGCATGATGGTCGAGCACTTCGGAAATGTATACAGAA
- a CDS encoding FecR family protein, whose product MSHSFASQRNVPASFDEAAEARELADFFSRQNPVDVAAVEWHSRWEQGLSESDHEALRQWLAEDAAHDTAFRRLTQDMAVLRSAPSDMVAKARSSFKSEAIASGGSSAQPGGEPAKPKAMEVWARAGVLLNWMQPRSALVAACCAAVFAAGIGWHQWMLQPTFESSYVAQKGQQRLVTLPDGTELAMDTDTQAQVTMYRDRREVRIADGHIMFSVAADPNKPFHVLAGPAHVTVLGTRFSVRYRNQGADAGAVNVSVEKGHVRVASSYSTASAKADLPVELLAGQGLRVSSNGVLGEVASISPGSVALWRKGLVRFDNTSLADALLELERYGPTGLEIRDPVVAALTIGGSYQIDRPGEFARMLTQILPVKLVSMSSGKTEIVSAH is encoded by the coding sequence ATGAGTCACTCTTTTGCATCCCAGCGCAATGTGCCAGCCTCCTTTGACGAGGCTGCGGAAGCGCGCGAGCTTGCGGATTTTTTCAGTCGACAGAATCCGGTAGATGTGGCGGCCGTCGAATGGCACTCGCGTTGGGAGCAAGGCTTGAGCGAGAGCGATCATGAAGCCCTGCGTCAGTGGTTGGCTGAGGATGCTGCGCATGACACGGCATTTCGTCGTCTGACGCAAGACATGGCGGTGCTGCGTTCTGCTCCTTCCGACATGGTTGCAAAAGCACGCTCCTCGTTCAAGAGCGAAGCCATTGCCAGCGGTGGATCTTCTGCGCAGCCAGGCGGTGAGCCCGCGAAGCCGAAGGCGATGGAGGTATGGGCGCGTGCAGGCGTTCTGTTGAACTGGATGCAGCCGCGCTCTGCCCTAGTCGCTGCCTGTTGTGCTGCGGTCTTTGCGGCAGGGATTGGATGGCATCAATGGATGCTGCAGCCGACATTCGAGAGCAGCTATGTTGCACAGAAGGGGCAGCAAAGACTTGTCACCTTGCCAGATGGTACCGAGCTCGCCATGGACACCGACACCCAGGCTCAGGTCACCATGTACCGCGACCGCCGAGAAGTGCGGATTGCTGATGGACACATCATGTTCTCGGTTGCGGCCGATCCCAATAAGCCATTTCATGTTCTCGCTGGGCCTGCGCATGTCACGGTACTCGGGACACGGTTTTCCGTTCGCTATCGCAACCAGGGGGCTGATGCCGGGGCTGTCAATGTTTCGGTGGAGAAGGGCCATGTACGGGTCGCCAGTTCCTACAGCACCGCCAGCGCGAAGGCTGATCTGCCTGTCGAATTGCTGGCGGGACAAGGTCTGAGGGTGTCATCCAATGGGGTGTTAGGCGAGGTAGCCAGCATTTCTCCCGGCAGTGTTGCCCTATGGCGCAAGGGCTTGGTGCGTTTTGATAACACCTCACTGGCTGATGCATTGCTGGAGCTGGAACGCTATGGCCCTACGGGCCTGGAGATCCGCGACCCTGTGGTTGCCGCTCTGACCATCGGCGGCAGCTACCAGATTGATAGGCCAGGGGAGTTTGCGCGCATGCTGACCCAGATCCTGCCTGTGAAGCTGGTCAGCATGTCATCGGGGAAGACTGAAATCGTCAGTGCGCATTGA
- a CDS encoding TetR/AcrR family transcriptional regulator, producing MFESAVKEAPPPRKSPRQARSHATVDAILDATARILVERGYVNVTTNAVSERAGVSVGSLYQYFPNKESLLGAVRLRHSERMEREVLRAFDQPEATSFDDGMRRAIEAVIKAHLVEPDLHQALEGQFAVSDNTSAHDCSVDMVLERLTIALVKHRRQFTIEDEKTSAFVLTQAIHSLAHAMIRSRPGGISVQQMTREVVCLARGYLVCPR from the coding sequence GTGTTCGAATCCGCCGTGAAAGAAGCTCCTCCTCCTCGCAAGTCACCACGTCAAGCACGCTCCCACGCGACGGTTGATGCAATACTCGATGCCACTGCTCGCATTCTGGTCGAGCGTGGGTACGTCAATGTGACCACGAACGCCGTCTCCGAACGAGCCGGCGTAAGTGTCGGATCCCTTTATCAGTACTTCCCTAACAAGGAATCTTTGCTGGGAGCGGTGAGGCTGCGGCACTCGGAGCGAATGGAGCGAGAGGTTCTTCGCGCCTTTGATCAACCCGAGGCAACCTCATTCGATGATGGGATGCGTCGGGCCATCGAAGCAGTGATCAAGGCACACCTTGTTGAACCGGATCTTCACCAAGCGTTGGAAGGGCAGTTTGCAGTTAGCGACAACACATCGGCACACGATTGCAGCGTAGATATGGTGTTGGAGCGCTTGACCATTGCGCTGGTCAAGCATCGGCGCCAATTCACCATCGAAGACGAGAAGACTTCAGCCTTCGTGTTGACCCAGGCGATTCATTCGCTTGCCCACGCGATGATCAGAAGCCGGCCGGGCGGGATCTCCGTCCAGCAGATGACGCGCGAGGTGGTCTGCTTGGCGCGCGGCTATCTGGTGTGCCCACGATGA
- a CDS encoding TonB-dependent receptor, with product MRFTQPHFQPAPLALAAALAVLAPMIAQAQSAADSAKSIGFSITSQPLGSALNELAAASGTSIGFAPALVAGKTARPVHGALTLKQAVEQMLAGSGLVAVTQGGGLIIRAIASNDDSASLATVTVTAQLERDGVTEGTGSYTQTGPSRTATGLNLSLRETPQSVTVMTRQRMDDFKLETLTDVMEQTPGIAVYRQNNATDFQARGAKVNLQTDGMAQLSSGWYYLTSTMFSLDDMAEIDRIEVLKGSSGLVVGKGDYGATVNMIRKRPTREFQASVRANAGSWDTYRTQADVSGPLNEAGTVRGRLVASAMDAGGFRDHEKSSSKMLFGALEADITPSTVLNLGMTYRERDAQGIGTTQPIQRYTRTGGEVAWMPRSFNTGAPWGGYSQKGLNLFGSLEQRLADDWTATLKFSHQNVSMDDMKAGYFYDQDRASFGRWRNMETDNWSVNLDVKGSFELLGRSHEILAGAGVSRFHSNVQLPLNALNLVPLGNLGINMAQGGAVLPQPDFSVLNYGNNKFSQKQRYAYAAGRFRVADPLQLITGLRVTRFEERDITPYWWNYDMKENGVITPYAGLVYEVRPNVSLYASYANIFQPQTAQDARGATLAPEEGNTYEIGAKGEFFDKRLNASIAHFWMKTENTAEESGDLTPAGNTAYRAVSSATRRGWELELAGELARGWQAQGSLVQQSSSLTSASQYPKYQFKLGTTYRFDQGSLRGLTVGAATRWQGKTSMSNSAATLSQRGYAVLDLMARYQVDKHLSFSLNVNNALDKKYMAGLTNFTAAGLFYTWGAPRSVNVGMRYDF from the coding sequence ATGCGCTTCACGCAGCCTCATTTCCAGCCCGCTCCTCTTGCTTTGGCCGCAGCCCTGGCAGTCCTTGCTCCGATGATTGCGCAGGCGCAATCCGCTGCTGATAGCGCAAAGAGCATCGGCTTCTCGATCACTTCCCAGCCATTGGGGAGCGCACTCAACGAGCTGGCAGCAGCCTCTGGCACCTCGATCGGTTTTGCTCCCGCGCTGGTAGCCGGCAAGACAGCGCGCCCCGTCCATGGAGCACTCACGCTGAAGCAGGCTGTGGAGCAGATGCTGGCTGGAAGCGGCTTGGTCGCCGTGACTCAAGGGGGTGGCCTGATCATCAGGGCCATCGCGTCAAATGATGATTCCGCATCGCTGGCCACAGTCACGGTGACCGCACAGCTTGAGAGGGACGGCGTGACCGAGGGCACCGGCAGCTACACCCAGACGGGTCCCAGCCGGACGGCAACGGGCCTGAATCTCTCGCTACGCGAGACACCTCAATCCGTGACTGTCATGACGCGTCAGCGCATGGATGACTTCAAGCTGGAGACGCTGACCGATGTGATGGAACAGACCCCCGGCATCGCCGTCTACAGGCAGAACAATGCCACTGACTTTCAAGCGCGCGGGGCAAAGGTAAACCTGCAGACTGATGGCATGGCACAGCTGAGCAGCGGCTGGTACTACCTTACCAGCACCATGTTTTCGCTTGACGATATGGCGGAGATCGACCGGATCGAGGTCCTCAAGGGTTCATCCGGTCTGGTAGTCGGCAAGGGCGACTATGGCGCGACAGTGAACATGATCCGTAAACGCCCGACCCGCGAATTTCAGGCCAGCGTGCGTGCCAATGCGGGGAGCTGGGACACTTATCGAACACAGGCCGATGTGAGCGGTCCACTGAACGAGGCGGGCACGGTGCGGGGGCGTTTGGTCGCTTCTGCCATGGACGCAGGGGGATTTCGCGATCATGAAAAGAGCAGCAGCAAGATGCTGTTCGGGGCACTCGAAGCGGACATCACTCCTAGTACAGTCCTCAACCTCGGTATGACTTATCGCGAACGCGATGCACAAGGCATCGGCACTACGCAGCCGATCCAGCGCTACACGCGAACAGGTGGTGAGGTGGCGTGGATGCCGCGCTCTTTCAACACCGGGGCCCCCTGGGGCGGATATTCCCAAAAAGGTCTCAATCTCTTCGGCAGTCTGGAGCAACGTCTGGCGGATGACTGGACAGCCACGCTTAAGTTTTCACATCAGAACGTATCCATGGACGATATGAAGGCTGGCTACTTCTACGACCAGGACCGCGCAAGCTTCGGCCGGTGGCGCAACATGGAGACCGATAACTGGAGCGTCAATCTGGATGTGAAGGGGTCATTCGAGCTGTTGGGCCGCTCGCATGAAATTCTGGCCGGCGCAGGCGTATCGCGCTTTCACAGCAATGTGCAATTGCCGCTGAATGCGTTGAACCTGGTGCCGCTCGGCAATCTCGGTATCAACATGGCACAGGGTGGGGCGGTGCTGCCTCAGCCTGATTTCAGTGTTTTGAACTACGGCAACAACAAATTCAGTCAGAAGCAGCGTTATGCCTATGCTGCGGGACGCTTCCGGGTGGCGGATCCTCTGCAGTTGATCACGGGGTTACGCGTCACACGGTTTGAAGAGCGTGACATCACACCATACTGGTGGAACTATGACATGAAGGAGAACGGCGTGATCACCCCGTACGCTGGGTTGGTCTACGAAGTGCGGCCGAACGTGTCGTTGTACGCAAGCTATGCCAACATTTTCCAGCCGCAGACGGCTCAGGATGCACGGGGTGCAACGCTGGCACCGGAGGAGGGCAACACTTATGAGATCGGCGCCAAGGGCGAATTTTTCGACAAGCGCTTGAACGCCAGCATCGCTCACTTCTGGATGAAGACGGAAAACACCGCAGAGGAGAGCGGTGATCTCACTCCTGCGGGCAATACGGCCTATCGTGCGGTCTCGTCTGCAACGCGGCGTGGCTGGGAGCTGGAGTTGGCGGGTGAACTCGCGCGCGGTTGGCAAGCGCAGGGCAGTCTGGTGCAGCAAAGCAGCTCGCTCACCAGCGCCAGTCAATATCCCAAGTACCAGTTCAAGCTCGGCACGACCTATCGCTTTGACCAGGGCTCGTTGCGGGGACTGACTGTGGGAGCGGCCACACGCTGGCAGGGCAAGACCTCGATGAGCAATAGCGCTGCCACTTTGTCGCAGAGGGGTTATGCGGTGCTAGACCTGATGGCGCGCTATCAGGTCGATAAGCACCTGTCGTTCAGCCTGAACGTGAACAATGCACTGGACAAGAAGTACATGGCCGGGCTCACCAACTTTACCGCGGCAGGCTTGTTCTACACCTGGGGTGCTCCGCGCAGCGTAAATGTCGGAATGCGTTATGACTTCTGA
- a CDS encoding tripartite tricarboxylate transporter permease, with amino-acid sequence MDPQLIEQIGVAAGMGLIGAIVFAAIGLVSGTDETTTLAPLTLLVVLLGVPPAGVFTFFLAGAVAKHMTHAVPTALLGIPGDTLATPLLQDADLLRKLGVPHIALRKMVSGAIVAAFVAVPLAVLFAVMLAPFGSTITKTAPWIFLAAAVLIAYFSKGRWGAIALLVPFVVVILALQALTAKYDTKLSISYFLGIAIGPLVADLFTVMAPAGRKSMLRDKVRQFNLAPDVKGWSGYFPNPLKVLDRTQTRWTLTTAAISSATFVFSPVAMTVVLGELVGSRIKHAYHRLTTVLSARNGVTEATYIAEALIPLIAFGLPLSPVAAGPAAPLFNAPPRFTVDAATGQTHNLHNLLSHWEFLGYGMLSVLLAAVVSYPFAMNYARRAAMFVSRKVSHEAIIATFVGLIIVISVWEGGLLGLLVILTMGLMGGLLSRTFGFNTGVQFMGYYTAVLSVPALLKLI; translated from the coding sequence ATGGATCCTCAACTCATTGAACAAATCGGCGTTGCTGCGGGCATGGGCCTGATCGGCGCCATCGTCTTTGCTGCAATCGGACTGGTTTCCGGCACCGACGAAACCACGACACTCGCACCACTCACCCTGCTGGTCGTTTTGCTCGGCGTTCCGCCTGCAGGCGTCTTTACCTTCTTTCTGGCTGGTGCTGTTGCCAAGCACATGACCCATGCCGTTCCTACAGCGCTGCTGGGCATCCCCGGAGATACACTCGCCACGCCTTTGCTGCAGGATGCAGACTTGCTTCGCAAACTTGGCGTGCCGCATATTGCCTTGCGCAAAATGGTCTCGGGCGCCATCGTCGCTGCCTTTGTCGCCGTGCCGCTGGCGGTGCTGTTTGCCGTGATGTTGGCACCGTTCGGCTCAACCATTACCAAGACTGCGCCCTGGATTTTTCTGGCCGCAGCCGTGCTGATTGCTTATTTCTCCAAAGGCCGCTGGGGTGCAATTGCTTTGCTCGTGCCTTTTGTGGTGGTGATTCTGGCTCTGCAGGCACTGACTGCCAAGTACGACACCAAGCTCAGCATCAGCTACTTCCTGGGTATCGCCATTGGACCTCTGGTCGCCGATCTTTTTACCGTGATGGCGCCCGCGGGCCGCAAGAGCATGTTGCGCGACAAGGTTCGCCAGTTCAACCTGGCTCCTGATGTCAAAGGTTGGTCAGGCTATTTCCCCAATCCTCTCAAGGTGCTGGATCGAACCCAGACCCGTTGGACATTGACGACTGCCGCCATTTCCAGCGCAACCTTTGTGTTCAGTCCCGTGGCCATGACCGTGGTGCTGGGCGAGTTGGTGGGCTCTCGCATCAAACACGCGTATCACCGTCTGACCACGGTGCTGAGCGCTCGTAACGGTGTGACAGAAGCCACCTACATTGCTGAAGCGCTGATCCCGCTGATCGCCTTTGGTTTGCCCTTGAGTCCTGTGGCTGCCGGCCCTGCTGCTCCATTGTTCAATGCACCTCCACGCTTTACGGTGGATGCTGCTACGGGCCAGACCCACAATCTGCACAACCTGCTGAGCCACTGGGAGTTTCTGGGCTACGGCATGTTGTCGGTGTTGCTTGCCGCAGTGGTGTCCTATCCGTTTGCAATGAACTACGCGCGCCGTGCTGCAATGTTTGTCTCGCGCAAAGTCAGCCATGAAGCAATCATCGCCACCTTTGTCGGCCTGATCATCGTGATCAGCGTCTGGGAAGGCGGTCTGCTGGGTCTGCTGGTGATCTTGACCATGGGCCTCATGGGTGGCCTGCTCTCCCGAACCTTCGGCTTCAACACCGGCGTGCAGTTCATGGGCTATTACACAGCCGTGCTCAGCGTTCCTGCGCTGCTCAAGCTCATCTGA
- a CDS encoding hydroxymethylglutaryl-CoA reductase, degradative → MAVDSRLPNFRALTPAQRWEHVATACNLSAEERNLLTQAGALPATLADGMIENVVGTFELPMGVAGNFRINGRDVLIPLAVEEPSIIAAASYMAKLAREDGGFDTSSTLPLMRAQVQIVGINDPYGARLALFKARDEILAQANSRDKVLISLGGGCKDIEIHVFPDSPRGPMVVMHLIVDVRDAMGANTVNTMAESVSPLVEKITGGSVRLRILSNLADLRLARARVRLTPQTLATKERSGEAIIEGVLDAYTFAAIDPYRAATHNKGIMNGIDPVIVATGNDWRAVEAGAHAYASRNGQYTSLTHWEKDNAGALVGTIELPMPVGLVGGATKTHPLARLALKIMEVKSAQELGEIAAAVGLAQNLGALRALATEGIQRGHMALHARNIALVAGAVGEEVEIVAKRLAAEHDVRTDRALEVLQEIRAQR, encoded by the coding sequence ATGGCCGTCGATTCGCGTCTTCCCAATTTCCGAGCTCTCACTCCCGCACAGCGCTGGGAGCATGTCGCCACCGCATGCAATCTCAGCGCCGAAGAGCGCAATCTACTAACCCAAGCGGGCGCCCTGCCCGCCACCTTGGCTGACGGGATGATCGAAAATGTGGTGGGCACGTTCGAGCTACCCATGGGGGTCGCCGGCAACTTCCGCATCAATGGTCGCGATGTGCTGATTCCGCTCGCAGTGGAAGAACCCTCCATCATTGCAGCTGCATCGTATATGGCCAAGCTGGCCCGTGAAGACGGAGGCTTTGATACATCAAGCACCTTGCCGCTGATGCGTGCGCAAGTGCAAATCGTCGGCATCAACGACCCCTATGGTGCAAGACTGGCGTTGTTCAAGGCCCGCGATGAGATCCTCGCGCAAGCCAATAGTCGAGACAAGGTGCTGATCAGCCTGGGCGGTGGCTGCAAGGACATCGAAATCCATGTCTTCCCCGATTCTCCACGCGGCCCTATGGTCGTGATGCACCTGATCGTGGACGTGCGCGATGCCATGGGTGCCAACACCGTGAACACCATGGCCGAATCAGTCTCGCCACTGGTGGAGAAAATTACCGGTGGTTCGGTGCGCCTGCGCATTCTCTCGAACCTGGCAGATCTGCGCCTGGCCCGTGCTCGTGTGCGCCTGACACCACAAACCCTGGCCACCAAGGAGCGCAGCGGCGAAGCAATTATTGAAGGCGTGCTCGACGCCTACACCTTCGCCGCCATCGACCCCTACCGCGCCGCTACCCACAACAAGGGCATCATGAACGGTATCGACCCCGTCATCGTCGCTACAGGCAACGATTGGCGCGCGGTGGAAGCCGGTGCCCATGCCTATGCCAGCCGCAACGGCCAATACACCTCGCTGACGCACTGGGAAAAAGACAATGCAGGCGCCCTGGTGGGAACGATCGAGTTGCCCATGCCCGTGGGCTTGGTGGGCGGTGCCACCAAGACCCATCCGCTGGCACGCCTGGCGCTCAAGATCATGGAGGTGAAATCTGCCCAGGAACTGGGCGAGATTGCCGCCGCCGTGGGTCTGGCCCAAAACCTGGGTGCTTTGCGCGCGCTGGCCACCGAAGGCATTCAGCGCGGCCATATGGCACTTCACGCTCGCAATATTGCACTGGTCGCAGGTGCCGTGGGTGAAGAAGTAGAGATCGTCGCCAAGCGCCTGGCTGCCGAGCATGACGTACGCACCGATCGCGCACTGGAAGTGCTGCAAGAAATTCGCGCCCAGCGCTAA
- a CDS encoding DUF4198 domain-containing protein — MQADGKSLPIQTAINHIVVPRPFSDLRFSATGFDDGVLTYYQARYGRQDIQAINDLELVPTHPDGSTFRLIFKGRAVAASQVNIETGEGWRRSLTPSKDGTVSFTPSFPGLYVLEVSARVNDAVVAVGGKKYNDVRYTATLSFIVPQQEGR; from the coding sequence ATGCAAGCTGATGGCAAATCATTGCCAATTCAGACTGCGATCAACCATATCGTTGTTCCCAGGCCATTCAGCGATCTGCGCTTCTCTGCAACCGGGTTCGATGATGGAGTTCTTACCTACTATCAAGCTCGCTACGGTCGCCAGGACATTCAGGCCATCAACGACTTGGAGCTGGTTCCGACCCATCCTGATGGAAGCACCTTTCGATTGATATTCAAGGGACGAGCTGTTGCAGCGAGTCAAGTGAATATCGAAACGGGGGAAGGATGGCGCCGTTCACTGACCCCGTCAAAGGACGGTACGGTGAGCTTCACGCCGTCTTTCCCTGGCCTGTATGTGCTCGAGGTATCGGCTCGCGTCAATGATGCAGTGGTTGCTGTGGGCGGTAAAAAATATAACGATGTACGCTATACCGCGACGCTTAGTTTTATTGTCCCTCAGCAAGAGGGGAGGTGA
- a CDS encoding RNA polymerase sigma factor — translation MLTRYYRDLLNFCMRKVRDRDTAADLAQESYARVLSMQQKGQVILEPGALLRQVALRAKIDMDRRAEVRQHQNIDSLEEMDQPASPLHLQPEHAYASSQSIQAYLDTIEGLPPRCRDAFCMYIFDELPNKEIAERMGVSLSMVNQYISRGKLACAARRMELDNAE, via the coding sequence GTGCTGACCCGCTACTACAGAGACCTGTTGAATTTCTGCATGCGCAAAGTGAGAGACCGCGATACTGCGGCTGACTTGGCGCAGGAAAGCTATGCCCGTGTGCTTTCCATGCAGCAGAAGGGGCAGGTCATTCTTGAGCCAGGTGCATTGCTGAGGCAGGTGGCCTTGCGCGCCAAAATCGATATGGATAGACGGGCTGAGGTGCGCCAGCATCAAAATATCGATTCTTTGGAGGAGATGGATCAGCCTGCGAGTCCTCTGCATCTGCAGCCCGAGCATGCCTATGCGTCGTCTCAGAGCATTCAAGCGTATCTTGACACTATCGAGGGACTGCCGCCTCGGTGTCGTGATGCCTTCTGCATGTACATCTTCGATGAGTTGCCCAACAAGGAAATTGCAGAGCGGATGGGGGTGTCGCTGAGCATGGTGAATCAGTACATCAGCCGCGGAAAACTTGCTTGTGCTGCGCGCAGAATGGAACTTGATAATGCCGAGTGA
- a CDS encoding PLP-dependent aminotransferase family protein, producing the protein MAGGSKRQAPIAERLADLIGQQITDGVYRAGDKLPSLRELAHLHSYAKNTVVAAFDLLVSRGLVESRRGAGFYVQPQARHAAQDEDAGQLNRAMDVVWLMREQLKTQPDAVAVGDGFPPIEWLADMRMDRYHQKVVRTGLGSLFRYGSRFGYAPLRDSLVRKLGVFGLGVTPQQLVLTQGANEAMDLVIRYFVPPGATVLVDDPGYYLLFGKLKLAGARVLGVPRQADGPDVQALEQLLLTERPRLFFTQSLAHNPTGSDISAAKAYRVLQLAERHNLLLVENDPLADFKPTSSVRLSTLDQLERTIYIGSFSKSFSAALRVGFIACSDALASDLADLRSLIHVSGSEYCERMVDVMLREGHYERHLVRLRQRLGKATEQALDWLEMHNCEVFARNPQSLYLWATFPGNPDAVRLAERLLAHKVTMAPGHVFNLDPSQTSPWSRCNVGAMLDPRFEVAYRAMQEVR; encoded by the coding sequence ATGGCGGGTGGTAGCAAGCGTCAGGCCCCTATTGCAGAGCGTTTAGCTGATTTGATAGGGCAGCAAATAACCGATGGCGTGTATCGTGCAGGGGACAAGCTGCCGTCCTTGCGTGAGCTGGCGCATTTGCACAGTTACGCCAAAAACACCGTGGTGGCCGCCTTTGATCTTTTGGTCTCGCGCGGCTTGGTGGAGTCACGGCGTGGTGCTGGCTTTTATGTTCAACCGCAGGCCCGCCATGCGGCTCAGGATGAAGACGCAGGACAGCTCAATCGTGCGATGGATGTGGTCTGGTTGATGCGCGAGCAACTCAAGACCCAGCCAGATGCTGTCGCGGTTGGCGATGGATTTCCGCCTATAGAGTGGCTGGCCGATATGCGCATGGATCGCTATCACCAGAAAGTGGTGCGAACCGGATTGGGGTCCTTGTTTCGCTATGGCAGCCGCTTTGGCTATGCGCCGCTGCGCGATAGCCTGGTGCGCAAGCTGGGTGTGTTCGGCCTGGGTGTCACACCTCAGCAACTGGTCCTGACCCAGGGTGCGAATGAAGCCATGGATCTGGTGATTCGCTACTTCGTCCCGCCCGGCGCGACGGTGCTGGTAGACGATCCTGGCTACTATTTGCTGTTTGGCAAGCTCAAGCTGGCAGGGGCGCGCGTGCTGGGAGTCCCCAGGCAAGCCGATGGACCCGATGTCCAGGCTTTGGAGCAGTTGCTGTTGACCGAGCGCCCGCGCTTGTTCTTTACCCAGTCTCTGGCGCACAACCCCACTGGCTCGGACATCAGCGCTGCCAAGGCTTACCGGGTCCTGCAACTTGCAGAACGGCATAACCTCTTGCTGGTGGAGAACGACCCATTGGCCGATTTCAAACCAACCTCGTCAGTGCGTTTGTCCACGCTGGATCAACTGGAACGCACGATTTATATAGGCAGTTTTTCTAAGTCGTTTTCTGCAGCCCTTCGCGTGGGATTCATCGCCTGCAGCGATGCTTTAGCCAGCGACCTGGCAGATTTGCGATCACTGATCCATGTGAGCGGGTCCGAATACTGCGAGCGCATGGTCGATGTGATGCTCCGCGAAGGCCATTACGAGCGGCATCTCGTGCGCTTGCGCCAGCGTTTGGGTAAGGCAACGGAGCAAGCGTTGGATTGGTTGGAGATGCACAACTGCGAAGTGTTTGCGCGTAACCCTCAGTCGCTTTACCTCTGGGCCACGTTCCCCGGCAATCCGGATGCCGTGCGTCTAGCCGAGCGTTTGCTGGCCCACAAAGTCACCATGGCTCCGGGTCATGTTTTCAACCTTGATCCGAGCCAGACTTCGCCTTGGTCGCGCTGCAATGTAGGTGCCATGCTGGACCCCCGCTTTGAGGTGGCCTATCGAGCAATGCAGGAGGTGCGCTAG
- a CDS encoding hydroxymethylglutaryl-CoA lyase, whose protein sequence is MSNASDRRVKIVEVGPRDGLQNEKLPVPLNAKVELINQLSRAGLRFIEAASFVSPKWVPQMAGSAEVMALIDRDSGVCYSALTPNLQGLETALAARCDEVAVFGAASETFSQRNINCSIAQSLDRFRPLVQKALKAGVPVRGYVSCVLGCPYEGDVAAEAVLQVAQELLAMGCHEISLGDTIGRGSPESTRKLLEVCLRDLPSARLAGHFHDTYGMAEANVCTSLEMGLRIFDSSVAGLGGCPYALGASGNLATEKLLHALHAMGYETGVDMSRVQAAGRYIRQVLSDLHDRQVVQH, encoded by the coding sequence ATGTCGAATGCATCGGACCGCCGGGTCAAGATCGTGGAAGTCGGGCCACGCGACGGCCTGCAAAACGAAAAGCTTCCTGTGCCATTGAACGCCAAGGTCGAGCTGATCAATCAGCTCAGCCGCGCAGGCCTGCGCTTTATCGAAGCGGCTTCGTTTGTGTCGCCCAAATGGGTGCCGCAAATGGCCGGCAGCGCCGAAGTCATGGCCTTGATCGACCGTGACTCCGGAGTTTGCTACAGCGCACTGACGCCCAATCTGCAAGGACTGGAAACCGCTCTGGCTGCTCGCTGTGATGAGGTGGCGGTCTTTGGCGCGGCTTCGGAAACCTTCTCGCAACGCAATATCAATTGCAGCATTGCACAGAGTCTGGATCGCTTCAGGCCTTTGGTGCAGAAGGCGCTGAAGGCTGGCGTCCCTGTGCGTGGCTATGTATCCTGCGTGCTGGGCTGTCCCTATGAAGGCGATGTTGCTGCAGAGGCAGTCTTGCAGGTTGCGCAGGAGCTTTTGGCCATGGGATGCCATGAGATTTCTCTGGGCGATACGATTGGCCGCGGCTCGCCCGAATCCACACGCAAGCTGCTGGAAGTCTGCCTCAGGGACCTTCCCAGCGCGCGCCTGGCGGGCCATTTTCACGATACCTATGGTATGGCAGAAGCCAATGTCTGCACTTCGCTGGAGATGGGACTGCGCATTTTCGACAGCTCTGTGGCAGGCCTGGGGGGCTGCCCCTATGCCCTGGGCGCTTCCGGCAATCTGGCCACAGAAAAGCTGCTCCATGCCTTGCATGCCATGGGCTATGAAACCGGCGTAGATATGTCCAGGGTTCAAGCCGCAGGTCGCTATATCCGACAAGTGCTGAGCGATTTGCATGACCGGCAAGTGGTGCAGCACTGA